GGGTAGGCTTTGAGGACTCTCGGGCAGCATGTCCGTATTGCTTAAGGATCGTGGCATATTCATCAGAGGTGATCTTAATTTCGGAGTAACCGTGAACAATCCGGTTGTGGAAGCTCATACTCTTCAGCCGCTTGCCGATCCATGACGACGATGCGTGCCGGTCTTCGGGTTTGCCCTCATTGTATTTTTTGCGTATATCGCCTGTTTTGATACTCCATTCTTCAAAACGGTCAAGCGCGAACTCCGAAGTTATCTCTTTAATAATAGCAACCAGGCGACCTTCGATGGAGTCTTTCCTGGATTCATTCTTTTCACCGGCAATGGCGAGGATTGATTCTTCCAGAATGTGAGAGTCAACGGGCAGCAATGAGTTAACAAAGAACAGGGGTTTTGTTATGTCCCACAGCCTGCCGGATATGCCTTCAATCGGTTCTATGTCTGAAAATGTGGTGAATAGATGTTTCGCCCTCCAGGCGGTTAGCCTCTCCTTTAGTTCCAGGCCCAGTTCAGGACGTGGGTTCTCGTAGTTGCCTGGACGGTTCGGCATCATGATCGGCAGGCAGCGGGTTTCAAGTATTTTGTACAACTGTTCATTACTGGAGATGATCGTCGGACCGTAGATATCATAAAACACCGTATCATTGAAGGCGCCTTGATCCGGGTATTGGACACGGCTGCACTTTCCACCTTTTTCGGCCCTCAGGATCAGGAGGTCATCACAACCACCACGTTCAGCTTTCTTCGATATATCAATCAGATCAAGGAACAGTGTCCCATGGAGGTTCTGGCTATAGCGGAAAATCGTGGCTTCCCGGAGTTCAAAAAGATGGATACCGCGAAATGCAACATATATGATGGACTTGCCGGTTCTGCTCTTGCCCCGTTCCGGTACGGCATTGAAGAGAATATATGCACAGTAGTCAATATCGTGGTGATCATGTAGATAGGTGAGGAAAACATAGTGGGCAACAATGGCCCACTGTTCCTCGTCCAGAGCGGAGAACCGTTTCAGGTAGGACAGCAGATCGTCATAGAGTGTTGTATCTTCCTGGCCGAAGTAGCGCAAGACTTCGGCAGCACGTGGAATGGTAAACTGGAAATGTTTTTTCTCAGGGATGGAGAAGCTTTCTGTTTCTGTGATGTACTCCTTTTCAAGTACAAGTTGTCCTTTCTTGCGGATCGCATAGACCAGTTGCCCGTCATCATCGCTACACACTTCCACGAGTCCGGGAAAGTAGGCTGAAAGTGAGGATTCGTTGAAGGATTCCATTACCGGTCACCTCCATCCGACAGCGTCCCGCGCTGAATGGCTTTCTTGATACAGGCAGTTTGAAAGTCCGTGGCATTATTGCGCCTCATTAAACGGCTTTGCAGTTCATGCAGGGCATCATCACGGTTTGTTATTCCCAGGAGCGCAGCAAAGGAGGAGAGACAGCCGTCAATATGGGAAAGGTGCCATTCAGGCGATGTGGCTCCCACTGACCTGTAAACACGTTTTATCTCACTGTCAGGATCATTTTTAGTGAAGCATTCCTGAACAGCACGCCAGAAGGGGTGAATTGTTTTCCGCTCGGCCTTCTCATTATCCGGAAGACGGAGAGAGAACCATTTCGACGTGAGATGGAGCCACAACCCGGCTTGTTTCTCTTTCAGATCATCAAGGGAGTTAATGTCGAATTGTTTGAGTGCAGGACGGCGAACTTGAAATTCTATCCGCCAGATATCTTCTGTTGAATCACGTTTCCATAAATCCAGGAACCATAGCTTTGTTCCGCCCTTTTGAACTTCCAGTCCTTTGTTGTATATACGCAGCTGGATAGGGGACTTGGCATCGGCTACATAATATGTTTGCAAGTCATTCTTATCCAGGAAGAGTTTGCCTTTATCGTTGCGGGTGACCTTATGGGAAAGCAGGAATTCGTATGAGAGCCCACCAGAAATCCAGAAATCACAGCAGAGATCGACACGGCTGACCTTTATAAATTGGACTGATCCGCCGCCTATTGCCTTGAGGTCTTCGGTGATCCAGGATAAAGCGGTTTCAATGCCGTTGTACCAAAGCGTCTTGGCAGCTATGGACAGATAGACGTTCGGGGATGATCCTGACCGGGCAGCTTTGCCGATAAAAAGATTATACTCTTCAAACTGGAGATGAAAACGGTAGTTCTCACCCTTGCCGCCAGGCTTAAAGATACAGTTTCTTCCTGAAGGCAGACCGATAAGCAGACCGCCCTCTTTCCTGGCCCGTTGTTTCTTTTTGTCAAGCAAGTGCAGGCGTCGTTTCCAGTCCGGCCCCCATGTGACATATACACCAAGATCAAGTGAATCAATGCCACACAGGAGAAACTGGAATTGTTCAACATGTGGGGTTGAAGCATGATGTGTTACAGGTTCCATCATGCTGTAAGACTTGCCCGGCGTCCCGGACGTGGCACCGGCAGAGCCGGAAACCACGACCGTGTTGCCGGGAGGAACGGAACGTAAAACTTCATCAGGAAATAAATTTGCCATAGAACTACCCCTTTTTTAGAAGTTGCCTGTGGCTTGTTTGTTATCTTAGAAGTTTAATTTAATAGATTTACGTTTTAAATAATAGGGTAGTTTGATTGATTTTATTTTTGGCACCCTTAATATTTCATAAAGTTTTTTAAGCGCTATAATTGTCGTTTTTTTAGTGTTAGTTTGGGCGCATTTTAATTTTATTTTATTTTTAGTCCCCTGCTTTCAATTTAGTTTGTTCGTATAATATCCTCCAAGCTACAGGTTTGTAATTATGTTACCTATAACAGCGCTTAAACAATTTAAACGCCTTCAGGTAAGTATAAATTACATCTATCTGAATCACTGTGTCAAGCAACATTTTCAGGAAATTTAGTTCGATAATTCAGCAGGTTATCGCTGTTTGACTCTAATGGTTTTATTTGTACCTGGCTGTACTTCGATGAACTGAATATTTTTTACTCCT
The sequence above is a segment of the Pseudomonadota bacterium genome. Coding sequences within it:
- a CDS encoding plasmid replication initiation factor — protein: MANLFPDEVLRSVPPGNTVVVSGSAGATSGTPGKSYSMMEPVTHHASTPHVEQFQFLLCGIDSLDLGVYVTWGPDWKRRLHLLDKKKQRARKEGGLLIGLPSGRNCIFKPGGKGENYRFHLQFEEYNLFIGKAARSGSSPNVYLSIAAKTLWYNGIETALSWITEDLKAIGGGSVQFIKVSRVDLCCDFWISGGLSYEFLLSHKVTRNDKGKLFLDKNDLQTYYVADAKSPIQLRIYNKGLEVQKGGTKLWFLDLWKRDSTEDIWRIEFQVRRPALKQFDINSLDDLKEKQAGLWLHLTSKWFSLRLPDNEKAERKTIHPFWRAVQECFTKNDPDSEIKRVYRSVGATSPEWHLSHIDGCLSSFAALLGITNRDDALHELQSRLMRRNNATDFQTACIKKAIQRGTLSDGGDR